The DNA segment AGTAACTCTGTGGTGCCCCACACCAAATAGCCTACAGTGCAGTACATAGCAGTATAATCTCGAGGGTTGGTGTGTCAATGGAGTTTAAGATAACGATGGTAGGTAAAGAACAAGAGTTGGTTATTCTGACCTGGAAGTGCCTCCACCGAATTGTGTTTTCTTTATTCCCAAAAGGACACGCCATTGTCAGGTTCAGATGGTGAGGTGTCATTCACCGGCACTGCCACCATTGAAGTCACTGTCCTCGACGTGGACAACAGACCGCCATGGTTCATTCCCTGCAAGAAATACGAAGTAGCTGGCGCAGTCATCTGCCAGAACACTGGATATAGTAGCATGGTCAAACTCAACGAAATGCAGGTGAATAATCTTCAGTAAGATTCCATTTCTTCTGGTAACCAAAGTGACGAATCGTCTTGGTCGATGTTTGCCAACGTAGCCTCAGACTtgctttaaatttgtttttacttcTGGACATGAAGTTCTGAATTTAACTGTACGTTCACTTCTAATTTGATTTCCACTTTATACCAGACAGAGCCTTTGACGCTGACACCATTTCCACTTCACGCCATTGACGGAGACGTTGGGATCAATGAAGCCATAAAATATTCCTTCCTGGGGGGTAAATTGACTCCATTCTAAATTAGTTTCCTTCGTATCCTATGTGATGCCCTGGGCTTAACTCACCGTTGTCTGTAGCAGGAAACGAGGACGGCCTGTTCCAAATCAACGAAAACACTGGCGACATCAACGTTCTAAGAGCAGTCGACGTGTTAGGAAACATCAGCCTGACAATTCTGGTGAATTCCTTTAACTCTGTTTagaaataaatgttaattaaaaaaaactgtcaacaaTTTAAATTAGTCAAGACTTGCATCTCAGAAATTGACCCCCTTTGTTCGTGTCTTGTAGGCTGCCCAAACACCGACCAGTTCTCAGTTTGCTACCACTAGCCTCACGATTAGTGTTGTAGTACAAAGCAACCATAAACCAAAATTTGAGAGGCCTAGTTACCAGAGCGTGGTCTCGTCGGTGGGTGCAATGGCTACAGACCCAGACAACGATGATGAGCCACTTCAGATTGTGGCCTTAGACGAGGATTACGCCAGCATGGAggtaaaacaattattttggaTTTTCTAAATCCAAATCACTTGTATGGGCTGCGCAAGACGATCCGAAACTAACTCCAAATATTCTTCCACCAGGGTAAAAACCCTCACATTGTCTATCGAATCATCGGTAGCAACGACTTCTCCATCATTCAAGGTTACCTTTTCATGACTAAAGACCTCCCGGATGACACGTTATCTCTGCAAGTGGGTTAATCAACTAGAGCCAAGTCAGACAGCAAGTCAACCAATCCTTTGGCTAAACTCAGATTTTACTCCACAGGTGGAGGCAGAGGACACATCCAATAAAGAGAAGGCAACAGCAGAGCTCTCTGTGAAGGTGAAAATGGGTAAGGCAAAAAAGCTCTCACACAGAATTTTAAGTACTAAACTTGACATGATATCCACGTAACTTAATTTGACGTACAAATTGTTTTAACGTAGTTAAAAACCACCATTTTCAAATGTCACgttcattaaaaacaatcaatatGCAAAATGAAATCCCCATAGGCCACTTACTGAAGTACCTTGTCATTTCTACTTAAGAAAAAGGTTTTAGTTGTAAACTGAACATGTAAACCAATCTTGCAACGaacattaatatttcaatttttctcTAATAGTTATGACATGACCAACATCAAAAACGTTGAATTGCTTCTCCGTCCAAAGCCTTGCTTAAGTTCATGGTCTCCTTTAAAGAGCTGCCAGAAATTGCTGGCTTTGATTGATGGAAAGAATAGTTGTACGTCAAACCTTTTAGCACCAAAATATATTAAACCCATGTAAGTGTGAGTTGAGCTTTTACCGAACAAAATGTCACTTATATTTACTTTCCTTTTCAACTGGGGAATTAACTTCCTGAAGATGAGATGTCGGTGTAAAACCCCCAGTACATTTAACACTGACCTTAAACCTTTTTAACTGAATAGAACAGATGTTTTTCctaatggagattttttttacccattcatTTAATTATAGTTCACACCATTTATTGCCTCTGGAAAACATTGAGTATGAATGGTACTAAACCAATAAACCTGCCCTACCTTGCCTTATCAATGCCACCTATCTGTTTCGTGGCATTAATCCCATTTGGGGTGGAATATGAGCTAGCATTCCGTGGGTCAGAAAAATCTGATGAACTCAGACATCACAAAGTGTCTTCAAGTCAAATACTTGAAGAGAAATTATCAGTTCTTTCTTCAGAGTACATAGTCAAGACTGACTCTGGGAACTTACTTTGGTACGGTTATGGGCCAATTGAAAGATCAAGAGTCTCTGTGGACTATTATAACGTTGCTGCCAATATAAGAGAATGAGTGCGGGATGGAGTGAGTCGATGAAGGAAGCAACAGTGAAGGGATGGATTCTTAGGATGGAATTAAAAGCAGCTTTGTTGTATGCGTTGGAGATAGTAGCAATGAAGAAAACGGGAGACGAAGCTAAGAGCAGTAAAGTTGCTGGTATTTACTTGGAGTGATGAAGATGAAAAGGAAAAGGATCAGGAATAATCTCATTAGATGGCCAGCACAGGGGAATGAAACTAGTAGAGAGCACAATACACAAAAGAAATACAGGACCCAGGGACAAGCTAGTGGAGTTTGAAAAATTGTTAGATTCTTCTATTAAGAAAAGAAGATATGGAACAAGTAGAGGACTCAAAGAAGGCAGAGTACATTCCTTTGGAATAGACATACGTGGGAGGAGACCCGTGGTACTCGCTGTTTGATCATCAGTCGTTAGCAGAGCCTCCAGCAAAGAGCAAGACTAACTTATGATTCTGGGACAAAGGTGAACCCTCTACCCTAAGCTTCACATCTGCTCTCCTCTCAGGTCAAACCACCACGGCTTTACCATTGAGCACCACCGAGAGTGTGACCAGCTTCCCAACCACTGACGGCAGAACTACGGCTGAAGCCACCAGTGACCCTGCTACCACCGCAGAGATCAGAACCACTGAACCAACAAAGTCCACCACCAACCCCACTACTGAGAGCAGCACCTCAACTGTGATCCCCACAATCAGCGAAAGTGTCACTTCGGCCACAACTGAATCGTGGATGACCTCAATGTTCACTGACAGTCCCACCAGCACTGCAGAACCTGACACAGGTGGTGATTGGCTTTGTCTTGCTCATTGCCATCTGGCTAGTCAGAGAGGTTTGCCCTCTGTGTGACTACAAGTACTTCATTCACCAGACTTCCATGTTAGATAGAGTGGGTCAGAAAACTATCTCTCCAAAAATCTACAGAAAGTGATCGATTGAAGAGAATACAAAGCACCACACAATTTCTCCATCTTCTAGTTACAGATTAAAGTTCACATATCttatttgatcctaaataaattaactataaaaattcattttccaaCACCGTGCAACCATAATGTTGTAGGTCGGTGAAGGTTCAACTCAACTTTGTAGATTTGTAACAATTATTATTGACTTCATGTTTGTTTCTTCCAGAGAAAGTGCCTATTCCACCGGGCACTTTTGGACCAATGGACATGGCGGCACTCGGTGCGACTCTGGGCGTTCTTCTCTTCATTTGCGTGGTGGTCATCGGAGTGCTCGCTTGTCGCCTCCAGAAGGGAAAAGCAGACTGGGAAAAGATCCATGAAGCTAGCATTTTTCGAAGCTCCGTGAGTGTCTCTTAAACTATGCTTGACTTGGTTTTGTAGTAGGGAAAAATCTGACTTTGACAGGCAGTGTTATAAAAGATATTTCCATCTTGTTTGTCCAAAATTCACCTAAGTGTACCACTTGAAATGGCTTTGTCTTTACAGCTGGGCCAGGATTTAGGTGGTGAGAAGCAGGGCATCCAGTACACTAATGAAGCTTTCCAgcatgacgatgatgatgacagcGTAGGTCCCGGAAGCCCATATGTCACCAAAGTGGAAGAGGGGCCTTCGGACAATTTGGTCTTCAAGTCCAACGTGACGGCATTGGGCTCTCTCCTGGAAGGTGATGATATTAGCCAAACCAGTTCCGACAAGGACAAGGAGGTGAAGCCCATCCTGACCAAAGAGCGGCGTTTGGAGGAAGGCTACAAGGCTGTTTGGTTCAAGAAAGACATTGACCCAAATGCCAAGGAGGAGGTGGTCATCATTCCCGACAGGAGAGAAGTCGATAGcgaggatgaagatgaagacGGACCCGCTAAACCCTCAAAAGTGGCCTTTACTGAATCTGACATGGACAGTGGACTAGGAGTGAAGTTGGAGGAAGCAGCAGAGGATTCAGATGGTGATAAC comes from the Stigmatopora nigra isolate UIUO_SnigA chromosome 22, RoL_Snig_1.1, whole genome shotgun sequence genome and includes:
- the LOC144215803 gene encoding cadherin-related family member 5-like isoform X2 gives rise to the protein MDTQWIFLFLAILATAKTEELCSARETVEVVENNAVGDLVETIILAEGVTASLIEPTGSFILIGDRLLANEVLDFETSQTHVVRVRCGKDDPNISPLSRVIVVIVLNVNDNPPVFDKNTYQIGVNELLREGTLLDTFPATDRDPDTTLYYTLTSATDYFRLQSSENPQLVINNIMDYDKVQNVQLVLRAQDTPLSGSDGEVSFTGTATIEVTVLDVDNRPPWFIPCKKYEVAGAVICQNTGYSSMVKLNEMQTEPLTLTPFPLHAIDGDVGINEAIKYSFLGGNEDGLFQINENTGDINVLRAVDVLGNISLTILAAQTPTSSQFATTSLTISVVVQSNHKPKFERPSYQSVVSSVGAMATDPDNDDEPLQIVALDEDYASMEGKNPHIVYRIIGSNDFSIIQGYLFMTKDLPDDTLSLQVEAEDTSNKEKATAELSVKVKMGQTTTALPLSTTESVTSFPTTDGRTTAEATSDPATTAEIRTTEPTKSTTNPTTESSTSTVIPTISESVTSATTESWMTSMFTDSPTSTAEPDTEKVPIPPGTFGPMDMAALGATLGVLLFICVVVIGVLACRLQKGKADWEKIHEASIFRSSLGQDLGGEKQGIQYTNEAFQHDDDDDSVGPGSPYVTKVEEGPSDNLVFKSNVTALGSLLEGDDISQTSSDKDKEVKPILTKERRLEEGYKAVWFKKDIDPNAKEEVVIIPDRREVDSEDEDEDGPAKPSKVAFTESDMDSGLGVKLEEAAEDSDGDNNLKFNL
- the LOC144215803 gene encoding cadherin-related family member 5-like isoform X1 codes for the protein MDTQWIFLFLAILATAKTEELCSARETVEVVENNAVGDLVETIILAEGVTASLIEPTGSFILIGDRLLANEVLDFETSQTHVVRVRCGKDDPNISPLSRVIVVIVLNVNDNPPVFDKNTYQIGVNELLREGTLLDTFPATDRDPDTTLYYTLTSATDYFRLQSSENPQLVINNIMDYDKVQNVQLVLRAQDTPLSGSDGEVSFTGTATIEVTVLDVDNRPPWFIPCKKYEVAGAVICQNTGYSSMVKLNEMQTEPLTLTPFPLHAIDGDVGINEAIKYSFLGAGNEDGLFQINENTGDINVLRAVDVLGNISLTILAAQTPTSSQFATTSLTISVVVQSNHKPKFERPSYQSVVSSVGAMATDPDNDDEPLQIVALDEDYASMEGKNPHIVYRIIGSNDFSIIQGYLFMTKDLPDDTLSLQVEAEDTSNKEKATAELSVKVKMGQTTTALPLSTTESVTSFPTTDGRTTAEATSDPATTAEIRTTEPTKSTTNPTTESSTSTVIPTISESVTSATTESWMTSMFTDSPTSTAEPDTEKVPIPPGTFGPMDMAALGATLGVLLFICVVVIGVLACRLQKGKADWEKIHEASIFRSSLGQDLGGEKQGIQYTNEAFQHDDDDDSVGPGSPYVTKVEEGPSDNLVFKSNVTALGSLLEGDDISQTSSDKDKEVKPILTKERRLEEGYKAVWFKKDIDPNAKEEVVIIPDRREVDSEDEDEDGPAKPSKVAFTESDMDSGLGVKLEEAAEDSDGDNNLKFNL
- the LOC144215803 gene encoding cadherin-related family member 5-like isoform X3, with translation MDTQWIFLFLAILATAKTEELCSARETVEVVENNAVGDLVETIILAEGVTASLIEPTGSFILIGDRLLANEVLDFETSQTHVVRVRCGKDDPNISPLSRVIVVIVLNVNDNPPVFDKNTYQIGVNELLREGTLLDTFPATDRDPDTTLYYTLTSATDYFRLQSSENPQLVINNIMDYDKVQNVQLVLRAQDTPLSGSDGEVSFTGTATIEVTVLDVDNRPPWFIPCKKYEVAGAVICQNTGYSSMVKLNEMQTEPLTLTPFPLHAIDGDVGINEAIKYSFLGAGNEDGLFQINENTGDINVLRAVDVLGNISLTILAAQTPTSSQFATTSLTISVVVQSNHKPKFERPSYQSVVSSVGAMATDPDNDDEPLQIVALDEDYASMEGKNPHIVYRIIGSNDFSIIQGYLFMTKDLPDDTLSLQVEAEDTSNKEKATAELSVKVKMEKVPIPPGTFGPMDMAALGATLGVLLFICVVVIGVLACRLQKGKADWEKIHEASIFRSSLGQDLGGEKQGIQYTNEAFQHDDDDDSVGPGSPYVTKVEEGPSDNLVFKSNVTALGSLLEGDDISQTSSDKDKEVKPILTKERRLEEGYKAVWFKKDIDPNAKEEVVIIPDRREVDSEDEDEDGPAKPSKVAFTESDMDSGLGVKLEEAAEDSDGDNNLKFNL